One Sanguibacter sp. HDW7 DNA window includes the following coding sequences:
- a CDS encoding TrpB-like pyridoxal phosphate-dependent enzyme gives MTTQPTTSSRLEPLGTVVPSSVPTHWYNLAADLPEPVPPHLHPGTREPLTPPDLAPLFPMALIEQEVTTERYVEIPQKVREIYALWRPSPLIRARALEKELGTPARIYYKYEGVSPVGSHKPNTAVPQAYYNALEGVTRLTTETGAGQWGASLSFAASLLGLTCEVWQVRASYDSKPYRRAQMEVYGSVCHPSPSDLTDAGRAILAETPDTTGSLGMAISEAVEAAVKDPGAHYALGSVLNHVMLHQSVIGQEALEQIAQVEDRVDIVFGCAGGGSNLAGLTFPFLGKNLREGTTTRLVACEPAACPSLTQGEYRYDFGDVAGLTPLLKMHTLGKDFVPPAIHAGGLRYHGMSPMVSHAVNLGLMEAIAIEQDDAFAAGLLFARTEGIIPAPESTHGVAGAIAHARAATTDEVIVIGLSGNGVLDLPAYASYV, from the coding sequence ATGACCACGCAGCCCACCACAAGCTCGCGGCTCGAGCCGCTCGGTACCGTCGTCCCGTCGAGCGTCCCGACGCACTGGTACAACCTTGCTGCGGACCTCCCCGAGCCGGTGCCCCCGCACCTGCACCCGGGCACGCGCGAGCCCCTCACCCCGCCCGACCTCGCGCCGCTGTTCCCCATGGCGCTCATCGAGCAGGAGGTGACGACCGAGCGCTACGTCGAGATCCCGCAGAAGGTCCGCGAGATCTACGCGCTGTGGCGCCCGTCGCCGCTCATCCGGGCGCGCGCGCTCGAGAAGGAGCTCGGCACGCCGGCCCGGATCTACTACAAGTACGAGGGCGTCTCGCCGGTCGGCTCGCACAAGCCGAACACGGCCGTCCCGCAGGCGTACTACAACGCGCTCGAGGGCGTCACGCGCCTCACCACGGAGACGGGCGCGGGCCAGTGGGGCGCCTCGCTGTCGTTCGCCGCGTCGCTGCTCGGCCTCACGTGCGAGGTGTGGCAGGTGCGGGCCTCGTACGACTCCAAGCCGTACCGACGTGCGCAGATGGAGGTCTACGGGTCCGTCTGCCACCCGTCGCCCTCCGACCTCACGGACGCCGGCCGCGCGATCCTCGCGGAGACGCCCGACACGACGGGCTCGCTCGGCATGGCGATCTCCGAGGCCGTCGAGGCCGCGGTGAAGGACCCGGGGGCGCACTACGCGCTCGGCTCGGTCCTCAACCACGTCATGCTCCACCAGTCCGTCATCGGGCAGGAGGCGCTCGAGCAGATCGCGCAGGTCGAGGACCGCGTCGACATCGTCTTCGGCTGCGCGGGCGGCGGCTCGAACCTTGCGGGTCTCACGTTCCCGTTCCTCGGCAAGAACCTGCGCGAGGGTACGACGACGCGCCTCGTCGCGTGCGAGCCGGCGGCCTGCCCGTCGCTCACGCAGGGCGAGTACCGCTACGACTTCGGTGACGTCGCGGGTCTCACGCCGCTGCTGAAGATGCACACGCTCGGCAAGGACTTCGTGCCGCCGGCGATCCACGCGGGCGGCCTGCGCTACCACGGCATGAGCCCGATGGTCTCGCACGCGGTGAACCTCGGTCTCATGGAGGCGATCGCGATCGAGCAGGACGACGCGTTCGCTGCGGGCCTGCTCTTCGCGCGGACGGAGGGCATCATCCCGGCGCCCGAATCGACGCACGGCGTCGCCGGGGCGATCGCGCACGCGCGGGCGGCGACGACCGACGAGGTCATCGTCATCGGCCTGTCGGGCAACGGCGTCCTCGACCTCCCGGCGTACGCCAGCTACGTCTGA
- a CDS encoding aminoglycoside 3'-phosphotransferase: protein MSSILDTQVPSGPVPVPPQVARYVRPGDDVRAVWLNGVGGVTFRVAGGSDVRFVKWHPGPAPAVGTLMPDGRTGPPGDGALAVEAERLAWAREHGASVPEVLDVGADDDGSWLVTAGLPGLAAVVEPWLSQPVVAARALGAGLRALHDALPVEDCPWTWGTDARLARARARGATSGPDGWTPEHLHPDHHGISHAELLARLADVPDVDRLVVAHGDACAPNTLLAEDGSYLATIDLDSLGVADRWADLAIAGWSTTWNYGRDLTAEVCDAYGVRPDEERLAYYRLLWDLG, encoded by the coding sequence ATGTCGTCGATCCTCGATACGCAGGTCCCGTCGGGCCCCGTGCCCGTGCCGCCGCAGGTCGCGCGCTACGTCCGTCCCGGCGACGACGTGCGGGCGGTGTGGCTCAACGGGGTCGGCGGGGTGACGTTCCGGGTCGCGGGCGGCTCCGACGTGCGCTTCGTCAAGTGGCACCCGGGCCCCGCGCCCGCGGTGGGCACGCTCATGCCCGACGGTCGCACGGGGCCTCCCGGCGACGGGGCTCTCGCTGTCGAGGCGGAGCGGCTCGCGTGGGCGCGCGAGCACGGGGCGAGCGTGCCCGAGGTGCTCGACGTGGGCGCGGACGACGACGGCTCCTGGCTCGTCACAGCAGGCTTGCCGGGGCTGGCAGCGGTCGTCGAGCCGTGGCTGTCGCAGCCCGTCGTCGCAGCGCGCGCCCTCGGCGCCGGTCTGCGCGCGCTCCACGACGCCCTGCCCGTCGAGGACTGCCCATGGACGTGGGGCACGGACGCCCGGCTCGCGCGGGCCCGGGCCCGAGGTGCGACGTCGGGCCCCGACGGCTGGACGCCCGAGCACCTCCACCCCGACCACCACGGGATCTCCCACGCGGAGCTGCTCGCACGGCTCGCCGACGTGCCCGACGTCGACCGCCTCGTCGTCGCCCACGGCGACGCGTGCGCGCCCAACACGCTGCTCGCCGAGGACGGCTCGTACCTCGCGACGATCGACCTCGACTCGCTCGGCGTCGCGGACCGCTGGGCGGACCTCGCGATCGCAGGCTGGAGCACGACGTGGAACTACGGCCGCGACCTCACGGCCGAGGTCTGCGACGCGTACGGCGTCAGGCCCGACGAGGAGCGGCTGGCGTACTACCGCCTCCTCTGGGACCTCGGCTGA
- a CDS encoding glycoside hydrolase family 3 C-terminal domain-containing protein — protein MTDRTADLAAMTTAEKASLTSGADFWTTKAVATADVPSIMLTDGPHGLRKQSGDSDHLGLNDSVPATCFPPAAALASTFDPALAERVGAAIGVEAAIENVGVVLGPGTNLKRSPLCGRNFEYMSEDPILSGAMGAGLVTGIQSQGVGSSLKHFAANNQEDDRMRVSADIDPRPLRELYLRGFERVVKAAQPWTVMCSYNKINGVYASQDHWLLTEVLRDDWGFEGLVVSDWGAVADRVAALTAGLDLEMPAGDGRTDAQIVAAIAEGQLEESVLDTAASRVVDLVRKTQARPAVEGPLDGDAHHALAREAAGRSIVLLKNDGGILPLAPDASVAVVGEFARTPRFQGGGSSHINPTRLDSALDALGAVDGLTVGFAPGFAFDGSDADALRAEAVRLAGAHDVVVVFLGLPDTEESEGFDRTHIDLPTVQLELLDALLEANPNVVVVLSNGAVVALPFADRVPAVVETWLLGQAGGTATVDVLTGAVNPSGRLAETIPHRLEDTPAFGSFPGSFGHVRYGEGMFVGYRWYDQRRMDVTFPFGHGLSYTTFAYGSPTVTVAPSGDLTVTVPVTNTGDRDGREVVQVYVAPLTSAVERAPRELKAFANVEIAAGASQDVTVTVPREDLAYWDIRVDRWVVEGGTYRVDVAASSRDVRGSATVEVSGDEVSMPLTHSSSVGELVAHPVVGPMVLAHLSGMQEMAEGAAEAGLMADDGMMKLMASFPIGRLAGFPGMGVTHEQVDALIEAANAG, from the coding sequence TGGACCACGAAGGCCGTCGCCACCGCCGACGTCCCCTCGATCATGCTCACCGACGGACCCCACGGCCTGCGCAAGCAGTCGGGCGACAGCGACCACCTCGGTCTCAACGACTCCGTGCCCGCGACGTGCTTCCCTCCCGCCGCCGCCCTCGCCTCGACCTTCGACCCCGCGCTCGCCGAGCGTGTCGGCGCCGCGATCGGCGTCGAGGCCGCGATCGAGAACGTCGGGGTCGTCCTCGGCCCGGGCACCAACCTCAAGCGCTCGCCCCTGTGCGGCCGCAACTTCGAGTACATGTCGGAGGACCCGATCCTCTCGGGCGCGATGGGCGCGGGACTCGTCACGGGTATCCAGTCCCAGGGCGTCGGCTCGTCGCTCAAGCACTTCGCGGCGAACAACCAGGAGGACGACCGCATGCGCGTGTCGGCCGACATCGACCCGCGTCCGCTGCGCGAGCTCTACCTGCGCGGCTTCGAGCGCGTCGTCAAGGCCGCCCAGCCGTGGACCGTTATGTGCTCGTACAACAAGATCAACGGCGTCTACGCGTCGCAGGACCACTGGCTGCTCACCGAGGTGCTCCGTGACGATTGGGGCTTCGAGGGCCTCGTCGTCTCCGACTGGGGCGCCGTCGCGGACCGCGTCGCCGCCCTCACCGCAGGCCTCGACCTCGAGATGCCCGCCGGCGACGGCCGCACCGACGCCCAGATCGTCGCCGCGATCGCCGAGGGCCAGCTCGAGGAGTCCGTGCTCGACACGGCCGCGAGCCGCGTCGTCGACCTCGTCCGCAAGACGCAGGCGCGCCCCGCCGTCGAGGGTCCGCTCGACGGCGACGCGCACCACGCCCTCGCCCGCGAGGCCGCAGGCCGATCGATCGTCCTGCTGAAGAACGACGGCGGCATCCTGCCGCTCGCCCCGGACGCGTCCGTCGCGGTCGTCGGCGAGTTCGCACGCACGCCCCGCTTCCAGGGCGGCGGGTCGTCGCACATCAACCCGACGCGCCTCGACTCCGCGCTCGACGCACTCGGCGCCGTCGACGGGCTCACCGTCGGCTTCGCGCCTGGCTTCGCGTTCGACGGGTCCGACGCCGACGCGCTGCGCGCCGAGGCCGTCCGGCTCGCCGGTGCGCACGACGTCGTCGTCGTGTTCCTCGGGCTGCCTGACACCGAGGAGTCCGAGGGCTTCGACCGCACGCACATCGACCTGCCGACCGTGCAGCTCGAGCTCCTCGACGCGCTGCTTGAGGCCAACCCGAACGTCGTCGTCGTGCTCTCCAACGGCGCCGTCGTCGCCCTGCCCTTCGCCGACCGCGTCCCCGCGGTCGTCGAGACCTGGCTGCTCGGCCAGGCCGGCGGCACCGCGACGGTCGACGTCCTCACGGGCGCCGTCAACCCGTCCGGACGCCTCGCCGAGACGATCCCCCACCGCCTCGAGGACACCCCCGCGTTCGGCTCGTTCCCCGGGTCGTTCGGTCACGTCCGCTACGGCGAGGGCATGTTCGTCGGCTACCGCTGGTACGACCAGCGCCGCATGGACGTGACGTTCCCGTTCGGCCACGGCCTGTCGTACACGACGTTCGCGTACGGCTCGCCGACGGTCACCGTCGCACCGTCCGGCGACCTCACCGTCACCGTCCCCGTGACGAACACGGGCGACCGCGACGGCCGCGAGGTCGTCCAGGTGTACGTCGCGCCGCTCACGTCGGCCGTCGAGCGTGCCCCGCGCGAGCTCAAGGCGTTCGCGAACGTCGAGATCGCCGCGGGCGCGTCGCAGGACGTCACCGTGACCGTCCCGCGCGAGGACCTCGCGTACTGGGACATCCGCGTCGACCGCTGGGTCGTCGAGGGCGGCACCTACCGCGTCGACGTCGCCGCGTCGAGCCGCGACGTGCGCGGCAGCGCGACCGTGGAGGTGAGCGGTGACGAGGTCTCGATGCCGCTCACGCACTCGTCGTCGGTCGGCGAGCTCGTCGCGCACCCCGTCGTCGGTCCCATGGTCCTCGCGCACCTCTCGGGCATGCAGGAGATGGCCGAGGGTGCGGCCGAGGCCGGTCTCATGGCGGACGACGGCATGATGAAGCTCATGGCGTCCTTCCCGATCGGTCGCCTCGCCGGCTTCCCGGGCATGGGCGTCACGCACGAGCAGGTCGACGCGCTCATCGAGGCGGCCAACGCAGGCTGA